ATAACGGGCGGGAACGTGTCGCTTGTTTCCGGCGGCGACGCGACGATTAACCGAAACGTCATTGCGAGTGGCGGCCTTGACATCCGCGCGGGACAGAACGGCGCGGGCAATCTCACGTTCGCGGGCGGCGCGGGCACGACCGTGCTGCAGGGAGCGACTATCAACCTGCTCGCGGGCAACGGCGTTTCACCGGGCTCTTCGATCCTGTTCTCGCGCTCGACGGACGTTGCGAGCACAATTGGTGCCGTGACAATGAGCGCGGGACCCGGCACGATCCAAGTGGATTCCGGGCGCATGCTCCGCCAGACGATGGCGGGAGATTTCTCGCTTGTCGCCAACGACCTGAATCTCGCCGGAACTCTTGTTGGTTTCGCGACGGGCAAGCTTCGGATACTGACCGGTTCGAGCGCGCAGAACATTTCTCTGGGCGGCGCGGTGGCGCCGGTCGGCGCGTTGCATTTGTCGACGACCGAACTCAACAACATCAGCGGCTTCAGCACGCTCGAGCTCGTCAAAACCGGGCAGACTGGAAGTATTGCGATCGACGGGGCCGTACCCGCGATGAGCCGATCGCTGAACGTGCTGCTCGGTTCGGGTGTGTTCCGGCTCAATGACAGCCTGACGCTTACTGGTTCGTTCAGCAACAACGGCCGGACCTTGGTCGGCCCCGGCAATATCAATCTGGCGGCGTCTTCGGCGACGTTCATCGGGTTGGTCGATGCCGCGGCGGCCGGTGCAAACTTCACGGTGACGAGCACGAATCCCGGGGGCCTTGTCAACTTTGCGAATTCGATCGGTTCGGGCTTCGCGCTCAACAGCCTGACCGTGAACGGCCCGGCGGAAACCCGGGTGCGAAATCTTGTGCGCGCCGGCGTCGCGGTCTTCAACTCGAAGACGACGATCCAGAGCAACACGACTTTCAACGGCGGGCCGGTCGTCTTCAACAGTTCGCTTGATTCCGGCATCGGTGGTCCGTACAGCGCGACGTTCCTCGGCGGGCAGGTTTCTTTGCTCGGTGGCGTCGGCCAGACGAACGCGCTCGCGTCGCTGCTCACGGTTTCGAACGCGATCGTTTCGGGCAATGTGCGCACGATCGGCTCGCAGACGTACGGCGGCGACCTGAACGTCACGAGCGCTTCAAATTTCTTGGCGAGCAGCGCATGGAGTGTGCTGGGCGCGACCACGCTCGGTGCGAACGCGAGCATCGTGATGAGTCCGACCGGCGCGATCCCGCAGCCGACGGTCTACTTCGCGGGTACGGTCAACTCTCCCTCGACGAGCAACTTGGTCGTGACGAGCGCCGGGGTGATCACGTTTGCTTCCGACATCGGAGCGGCGTCGGCGCTGCACAACCTGACGGTGAACGGTGGAGGGCTGACGCGCATCGGTGGCACGGTGCGGATCGATTCGTCGGGCCTTGGCCAGTTTTTCAACCAGACGGAGCTCCTGAGCGACCTGTTCCTGCAGGGTGGAACGTTCGCGTTCAAGGACGTGCTTGATTCGGGCGCGGGCGGGCCGTTCTCGCTGACCGCCGCGGCGACTGGAACCGTGTCGTTCGAGAAAAACGTGGGCGTCGGACGTGCGCTGCGATCGATCGATACCACGGGCGTTGCGCTGACAGAAGTCGGCGGGGATATCGCGACGACGCAGAATCAGAGTTTTTCGCAGACGAGGCTCATCGGTGGTGCGGGCGATCGATCATTCAGCGCGACAAGCGGGAACATTTTCTTCGCGGGCGCGGTTGCCGCGGCATCAGCGGATATCGGAATCCTCACCAGCACGCCCGGGCTGGTGACGTTTAACTCGACGGTTGGTTCGGGAGTTTCGGGAGCGGGCGTGGTCGCGGATATCCGGCGCACGGGCGGCGGGCAGACGATCTTGCGCGGCAATACCGACTCGGTCGGCGAGCAGACCTTTGACGGTGATGTGCGGTTTGACACGCCGCTGACGGCGAACGCGGGCGGGAGCTTCCACGTCGGGGGCAATTCGGAGCTTAATGGCGATCTCGTGGTGCTGGCCTCGAGCGTCGATTTCGCCGGGAGCGTCGATTCGGTCGGTGGGCCGAGGAATCTGCACGTCACGAGCCCGGGCCTGATCAACTTCGGCAACACGGTCGGGCAGTTTGGCCAGTTGAACAATCTGCTGGTTGATGGCGGCGGGTTGACGCGGGTGACAACGTATGTGGGTGCGGCGGATGCGCGGTTCGACAACGCGGTTCAACTGACGGGCGACACGATCTTCGAGAGCGGGAGCGTCCGGTTCGCGCAGACACTCGACTCGCTCAATCCGGGAGCGTTCGGCGCAGAGTTCAAGGGCGCGGGCGGTTCGGGCTTGCTCACGCTGCTCGGTCCGGTGGGCTCCACCGGTGCGCTCGAGTACCTGATCTCACGCACCGATGCGGATGTGCGCGGGGATGTTCGCACCAGCAACCAGCAGCAGTTCGACAAGGCGCTCGCGATCACGGGCCCGGCAACGTTCAACGCGGGCGGGTTCTTCTCGGTAGCGGGACCGACGACAATCAACGGGCGTGCGAACGTGAACGCTTCGAGCGTCACGTTTTCCGACTTCGTCGATTCGGCGCCGGGCGTACCGACCGGTGAGCTCTTCGTGCAGAGCGCGGGCCCGATTCTTTTCGCGAAATCGATCGGCCAGAACAATCAGCTGGTGACGCTCGATGTCTCGGGCGGCGGCGAGACGACGATCAACGATGTGCTCGATGTGCAGATCGCCGATCTGCGCAACAACACGCTGCTCGGTTCGAACACGCATCTGCGCAATGGGCAGTTCACGTTCCATCAGTTGCTGAATTCGGGAGTCGGCGGACCCTTCTCGCTGGACACGCTCTCGGTCTCGACGCTGGCGCTCCTGGGGCAAGTCGGCGGACTCAATCGCCTGCAGAGCATCGACGGCCTTGGCGCGGCGCAAACCGTGCTCGGAGCAAATGTTACGGCGCAGGACTTCATTCGATTCGGCGCGACCCAGCTCGACGGCGACAGCATCGTCAAGAGCTTTGCAGGTCCGATCGACTTCGGTGTGATCACCTCACCGATCGCACGCAACCTCGGTGTGGATACGCCGGGAATCGCTACTTTCGGCGGAACCATCGGCTCGCTCAGCAATCCGCTCGCTTCGATCAATCGGACCGGAAGCGGGTTGACGATCCTGAATGGAGATACGTTCACGTTCGGCTCGCAGTCGTTCGCGCAGGACGTTCGGTTCAACAACGCGCTCGATATTCATGCGGGTGGGCCTCTCTTCATCGGCGGGGCGTCGATGCTGGGGGGCGACGTCAATGTCGCCGCGATCGGCGCGACGTTCCTCGGCGCGGTCGATTCGATCGGCGGCGCGAGGAACCTCCTCGTCACGAGCGCCGGACCGATTCTTTTCGGTTCGTCGATCGGCGCGGGTGGTGCGCTGCAAAGCCTGACCGTGAACGGCGGCGGCGTGACGACCATCAACTCGCTGGTTCACGTTCTGGGCGCCACCGACTTCGCGAATAACACGCTGCTCGGCTCCGATGTCGATCTCCAGGGCGGCACGTTCCGGTTCGGCGGCACGCTGAACTCGGGCGCGGGCGGGCCGTTCGACCTCCGCTCGCTCGGTACGGGCACGATCGAATTCGTTGGCGATGTCGGCACGCTTGCAAGGCTCGATGCGATCGACACATCACTCGCGAGCGATACCTGGCTGCACGGTGCGTTGCTCGGCACGAGCGCCATCCGGTTGAGCGAGCTGCGGTTGCTCGGGTCCAATCTCAAGACGGTTTCGAGCACCGGCGGCGCGATCGACTTCCTCGGCGCGGTCGCGGCCGACAGCGGAGCGGCGCTCAACGTCGTTTCGCCTTCGACTGTCGAATTCCACTCGACCGTCGGCTCGGGAATCCTCGGGCTCGGAGCGCTTGGCACGATCAATCGCACCGGTGGCGGCCTCACGATCCTCGATGGCGATACAACCACGACCGGCCTGCAATCGTTCGATGGGAATCTTGATCTCAACGGAGCGCTCACGCTGAGCAGCGGCGGGCCATTCAGCGTGACCGGCGTGACGAGGATGTTCGGCGACACGATCCTGAACACCTCGGGCTTCGCGTTCGGCGGCTCGGTGGATTCCGCGGGGGGCGCGCGTTCACTTACGATCACGAACAACGGCATCGGGTCGTTCGGATCGGGTCTCGGCGGGGGCGGCGCGTTGAGCACGCTGACGATCGGCGGCTCCGGGCTGACGCAGTTCACGGGAAATGTCCGCCTCATGCCGGGCGGCGTCATGACGATGACTCAGAGCGCCGAGATCGCCGGGCCGTCGGATTTCCGCGCCGGCACGTTCAATTTCAACTCGACGCTGAATGCCGCGAACGGCGCGATCAACCCGACACTGCTCCTGATCGCCGATGCCGCGAATTTCAATGCGGATGTCGGGTCGCTGATGGCGCTCGCGTCGCTCGATGCGGGAGGCGTGACGCTGTCTCGAGTCGCCGGGAATGTGACCGCCTCCGGGCTGCAGAAGTGGGGCTCGCTGCTCCTGATCGGCGCTCCGGGGGTTCGCAATTTCAACGCCGGTGTTGCGACCTTTGCAGCGATCGACGCGGCGACCAGCACAATCGGGATGAACGTGAACGCACCGGGATTGGTCACGTTTGCCGGACCTGTGGGGCTGGGCACGATCGGCGGCGGAACGGCGCTCGCTTCGCTCGTGAGCAACGCACCCGACACCATCATCGGGGCCAACACCAAGACCATCGGCGCGACGACGTTTCAGGGCAATCTCTACACGGTCGGCACGCGTACGGCGGCTGCGTCGAATTTCACTGTCGGCGGCAAGACGTCTCTGGGGAACGGGTTCACCGTCAACGGGACCAATGCTCGCTTCGTCGGCGCTGTCGATTCCGCCTCGGGCGTGTTCGCCAGTCTGCTCGTCAACGTCACCAACGAAGCGCGGTTTGAGAGCGGCGTCGGCCAAAGCTTTGCGCTCTCGAGTTTCCGCAGCAACGCGAACTCGTCGTTCCTGCGGGGCAGCCTCCACACGCTCGCCTCGGGTCAGGCGTGGTTTGGCGGGGAACTGCGCGTGAACTCGAGCCTGACCGGCACCACGACGATCGACACCGGACAGCTGTTTGTCGGGCGCGATCTGTACACGGACGCGCTCGCGCCGGGTGCCGCGAACGTCACGCTCATCGCGCGTGCCGCCCCGACGATCGAAGTGGCGCCCATCCGCATCGGGGGAAATCTCGGTGCGTCCTCGACGACGCCGGCGGCTTCGCAGCGACTCGGGAACCTCGTCATCGGCACCGGCGGCGCGACGCCGATGACCGCGACGGTGATTCTGGCGCGGACCTTTGATTCGCAAGGTCGCATCCTCGCGGCCGGCGTTTCGCCGGGCGATCAGTACTTCATCGCCGCCAACAACATCTCGATGGCGGCAGGCCAGAAGCTGACGGTTCTGGGCACGCTGACTATGAGCGCGCTGACCAACGCGACGATCGCCGACATCACGACGCTCGGGAGCATGAACATCATCGCGCCGTCGATCTCGATCGTGAGCCGCGCCGGGTTCAGCGTGTTCAACAACGCGGGCGGCACGATCAACGACATCGGCACGGACCTTGTTTCGGGCGGCGCGATCAACATGAGCGTTGTGCCGGTTCTCCTTCCGGGCGCCGGCACGTTCAGCTATTCGGCGATCGCCGGGCCTTCGCCGATTCTCCAGACGTTCAGTTTCCGCCAGTATCCCTCGGCGATCACGCTGAACAACTTCACCGATCTGCGTCCGGCGAGCCCGCTCGGACCCAACTTCCTGCTCTCTCTCGACTTTGCTTCGCTGGGCCCGACGTCGACCAACGTGGCGGATACACGAGCGGTTCAGCCGCCACGGTTGGGTGAAGTGCAGCGCGTGAGGCAGACGGTCGCGGTCGATCCGGCCGATCAGGAACTGCTCCGTCAGCTCGGTCTTTCGGTCGAATCGGCGACGCCCGAACAGATCATCGCGGCGTTCATCGGATACAGCTACTACCAGAACATCCCGAACAAGGCGCGTCCCAGCGTCGAGGCGGGCGACTACGTCGTCACGGCCGACCGGCTCTGGATGAAGGCGGTGGTCGAACTTGCCAAATCATTCAAGGCGGAGATGCAGCGCACGGTTCTGGACGACGCCGGCA
The DNA window shown above is from Phycisphaeraceae bacterium and carries:
- a CDS encoding filamentous hemagglutinin N-terminal domain-containing protein; the protein is MRVQTQTSRAKELTGYAGSAASVRAGRRSGKSAAWIGSTLAALLMLASARAAGPVNPVVTYGSASFQKVGNNWIITTSNRAIIQYSSFDIAMGQWVRFVQAGGDARVLNRINSSVPTRIEGTLMSNGHVYFVNPAGVIFGQNAVINCGSFAAIGGQLSDQDFLAKRDNFTNLTGSVVNHGQITAQQGGVVTLVGQHVANYGKIVAPQGTVIMAAGKDVMLGEAGGRIFARIEGDGIARPEGVRNDGVIDAARGRTLMAAGDIYGMAVINTGRVIARDVKIDGGKSGEVRVAGQIDASNRDIGSKGGIVEIAGEKIALTGAEIDVSGDSGGGTAHIGGGREGKGLENAATALYADSATTIKADAIRAGNGGEIVLYSHDSTRSGAKLFARGGTESGNGGFIETSGGWLSLAGSPDTSARALLGKAGHWFIDPLNLDIVAGASSNVTGPPIFSPTGGAGQLFVGDLVSALSLNSVVTIQTVGTVGAGTGLIRFQAALDLPATGGTRTLNVLSAGGIEINARIRDLNTPTGGGLNLNLSANGGVTIASGADILLNTGTFTSSGTDFTSNAIISAGPGGVWLNHIGAVSLANVTTQATAPGATSLWVRGTSFASNGTLKTSGGKIDILASSGNINFAGGSVDAGSGDISARANGTLTSGVAITGGNVSLVSGGDATINRNVIASGGLDIRAGQNGAGNLTFAGGAGTTVLQGATINLLAGNGVSPGSSILFSRSTDVASTIGAVTMSAGPGTIQVDSGRMLRQTMAGDFSLVANDLNLAGTLVGFATGKLRILTGSSAQNISLGGAVAPVGALHLSTTELNNISGFSTLELVKTGQTGSIAIDGAVPAMSRSLNVLLGSGVFRLNDSLTLTGSFSNNGRTLVGPGNINLAASSATFIGLVDAAAAGANFTVTSTNPGGLVNFANSIGSGFALNSLTVNGPAETRVRNLVRAGVAVFNSKTTIQSNTTFNGGPVVFNSSLDSGIGGPYSATFLGGQVSLLGGVGQTNALASLLTVSNAIVSGNVRTIGSQTYGGDLNVTSASNFLASSAWSVLGATTLGANASIVMSPTGAIPQPTVYFAGTVNSPSTSNLVVTSAGVITFASDIGAASALHNLTVNGGGLTRIGGTVRIDSSGLGQFFNQTELLSDLFLQGGTFAFKDVLDSGAGGPFSLTAAATGTVSFEKNVGVGRALRSIDTTGVALTEVGGDIATTQNQSFSQTRLIGGAGDRSFSATSGNIFFAGAVAAASADIGILTSTPGLVTFNSTVGSGVSGAGVVADIRRTGGGQTILRGNTDSVGEQTFDGDVRFDTPLTANAGGSFHVGGNSELNGDLVVLASSVDFAGSVDSVGGPRNLHVTSPGLINFGNTVGQFGQLNNLLVDGGGLTRVTTYVGAADARFDNAVQLTGDTIFESGSVRFAQTLDSLNPGAFGAEFKGAGGSGLLTLLGPVGSTGALEYLISRTDADVRGDVRTSNQQQFDKALAITGPATFNAGGFFSVAGPTTINGRANVNASSVTFSDFVDSAPGVPTGELFVQSAGPILFAKSIGQNNQLVTLDVSGGGETTINDVLDVQIADLRNNTLLGSNTHLRNGQFTFHQLLNSGVGGPFSLDTLSVSTLALLGQVGGLNRLQSIDGLGAAQTVLGANVTAQDFIRFGATQLDGDSIVKSFAGPIDFGVITSPIARNLGVDTPGIATFGGTIGSLSNPLASINRTGSGLTILNGDTFTFGSQSFAQDVRFNNALDIHAGGPLFIGGASMLGGDVNVAAIGATFLGAVDSIGGARNLLVTSAGPILFGSSIGAGGALQSLTVNGGGVTTINSLVHVLGATDFANNTLLGSDVDLQGGTFRFGGTLNSGAGGPFDLRSLGTGTIEFVGDVGTLARLDAIDTSLASDTWLHGALLGTSAIRLSELRLLGSNLKTVSSTGGAIDFLGAVAADSGAALNVVSPSTVEFHSTVGSGILGLGALGTINRTGGGLTILDGDTTTTGLQSFDGNLDLNGALTLSSGGPFSVTGVTRMFGDTILNTSGFAFGGSVDSAGGARSLTITNNGIGSFGSGLGGGGALSTLTIGGSGLTQFTGNVRLMPGGVMTMTQSAEIAGPSDFRAGTFNFNSTLNAANGAINPTLLLIADAANFNADVGSLMALASLDAGGVTLSRVAGNVTASGLQKWGSLLLIGAPGVRNFNAGVATFAAIDAATSTIGMNVNAPGLVTFAGPVGLGTIGGGTALASLVSNAPDTIIGANTKTIGATTFQGNLYTVGTRTAAASNFTVGGKTSLGNGFTVNGTNARFVGAVDSASGVFASLLVNVTNEARFESGVGQSFALSSFRSNANSSFLRGSLHTLASGQAWFGGELRVNSSLTGTTTIDTGQLFVGRDLYTDALAPGAANVTLIARAAPTIEVAPIRIGGNLGASSTTPAASQRLGNLVIGTGGATPMTATVILARTFDSQGRILAAGVSPGDQYFIAANNISMAAGQKLTVLGTLTMSALTNATIADITTLGSMNIIAPSISIVSRAGFSVFNNAGGTINDIGTDLVSGGAINMSVVPVLLPGAGTFSYSAIAGPSPILQTFSFRQYPSAITLNNFTDLRPASPLGPNFLLSLDFASLGPTSTNVADTRAVQPPRLGEVQRVRQTVAVDPADQELLRQLGLSVESATPEQIIAAFIGYSYYQNIPNKARPSVEAGDYVVTADRLWMKAVVELAKSFKAEMQRTVLDDAGNSVAQLRDVELRQAFSESWDRFTAQATAGSPEEELAAYRDYLLGHEEERATREELARLGVVIDKLQGLGLTSLEAGIPEERLLEMVRPPALSTDDMRQMIAAVNAAGIKATPREEAPAKPEVPATVPPVADHGAELLKVSKR